A single window of Dermacentor albipictus isolate Rhodes 1998 colony chromosome 1, USDA_Dalb.pri_finalv2, whole genome shotgun sequence DNA harbors:
- the LOC139054553 gene encoding uncharacterized protein codes for MRLRRLLRDELLNVGEELGLDVRKEMLKSELLELISDQASEEEIEMGLELLKTREIREREREERDREKREREERDKDRELRKMQLELESKRLELSQGSEGALGRSSEAESYRMDRVLKPFEVGTDMGLFLCNFERTCEKMNFGPRTWPQRLLSMLPCEAAEVNARLSARLSAAYDYAKVKASLLKKYRLSAEAFRQSFRSTGKKDSEGYPEFAYGLKANPVEWLKSVEAYDSRDMIIECLCLEQFYKSIPQAVKLWVQDRGNVNTVERAAELAEEYATRRNLNAKDGNWDGRSGPRKPFPFKKGSQTRRSEPVDVEEKPAEKSEEKLNGETAQKEQKRKFESFKPIRCYKCHKLGHIAVNCRKPSVVFSYVEEKDENIELLSPYLQDLQVNGKPCRVLRDTAAMMDIVHPSYVTVDDFTPEVAWIKQFVDEHSVCLPRAKVNISGPFGELETEAAVSKFLSLQYPYIFSNRSNQLLRDKGLKLGEGMRIEAKLVKSRRFRQKMHQLLQRKQKRGELQYPNPS; via the coding sequence ATGAGGTTAAGgagactgctgagagacgaattgttgaatgttggtgaggaactgggcctagatgtacgcaaggaaatgctaaaatcggaattattggagctaatttccgatcaGGCTAGTgaagaagaaattgaaatgggattggaacttctaaaAACGAGAGAGatacgggaaagagaaagagaagaacgggacagagaaaaacgagagagagaggaacgcgataaagatcgcgagttaagaaaaatgcaactggaacttgaaagcaaacgtttggagttgtcgcaaggaagtgaaggggctctgggacgatcaagcgaggcagaatcgtaccgcatggacagggtattaaagccatttgaggtcgggaccgacatgggcttgttcctatgcaattttgaaaggacttgcgagaaaaTGAACTTCGGTCCgcgtacatggccacagcggttgctgtctatgttgccctGTGAGGCTGCAGAGGTAAACGCCAGACTCAGTGCCAGACTCAGTGcggcatatgattatgcgaaggtCAAGGCCAGTcttctgaagaaataccgcctttcagccgaagcttttcggcaaagctttaggagcacaggcaagaaagatagcgaggggtatccggagtttgcatacggcttaaaggccaacccagtcgagtggctgaaaagcgtggaagcgtacgacagcagagacatgatcatagAATGCCTGTGTCttgagcagttttacaaaagcatcccacaagctgtgaaactgtgggtgcaagacagagggaatgtaaacactgtggaaagggcggctgaattagccgaagagtacgcaacgcgtagaaattTGAACGCCAAGGACGGAAACTGGGATGGTCGAAGTGGACCGAGGAAACcctttccgttcaaaaagggttcgcagactagacgatcggagcctgtagacgtggaggaaaagcccgcagaaaagagcgaggagaaacttaacggagaaaccgcacaaaaagaacagaaaagaaaattcgaatcttttaaaccaattcgctgttataaatgccacaaactgggacatatagctgtgaACTGcaggaagcctagcgtagttttctcctacgtggaggaaaaagacgagaatatagaacttttaagtccatatcttcaagacctgcaagttaatggcaaaccatgccgagtgcttaGGGACACTGCCGCcatgatggacattgtccatccgtcttacgtgacggtagatgattTCACCccagaagtagcatggatcaaacagttTGTAGacgaacacagcgtgtgtctgcccaggGCTAAAGTCAatatcagtggaccattcggggagctagagactgaggctgcagtttccaaatttttgtcactgcagtacccttacatcttttcgaatcgttcaaatcagttactgcgtgacaaagggcttaaactgggagagggcatgaGGAttgaggccaagctcgtaaagtCGCGTCGATTTCGGCAGAAAATGCAccagctgctccagcggaagcagaaaaggggagaacttcaatacccgaatccgagctag